In the Oceanispirochaeta sp. M1 genome, one interval contains:
- a CDS encoding multicopper oxidase family protein: protein MHKIIPLSFLLSLSFSLYAAPLFIPELKEGRDARLTIQKGELILNGIKSDTFGYNGDYLGPTLRFDAGDNADIHILNSIGESTTLHWHGMHIPAEFDGGPRQIIQKDELWNPVFQIRQAASTLWYHPHLMGKTAEHVYKGLAGMIIIEDEFSKALNIPSDYGTNDIPLILQDRRIDRDGSFTYSPSMPDILHGYNGNILLVNGQISPQLNIDGGIIRFRILNGSNSSLMQIRFDDNRSFRVIASDGGFLPEAVEMKELVLSPGERFEILTDFSKAGKSELICDVYGITSYSALSIESKGNKQDSMENINTDRPFSVRGENHIAKRREFRMETRGMRGFSINGKTMDIDRIDFETTQGEAELWTVRNVGMGMMRVLHSFHVHDVQFRIIDMNGEAPPLHLAGPKDTVLLMPGDTVRFVLNFQDYEGVYMYHCHFLEHEDNGMMGQFEVIK, encoded by the coding sequence ATGCATAAAATAATTCCTCTATCATTCCTGCTTTCTTTAAGTTTCAGTTTATATGCAGCTCCTCTCTTTATTCCAGAGCTGAAAGAGGGAAGAGATGCAAGACTGACAATTCAGAAAGGTGAGCTCATATTAAACGGTATCAAAAGCGATACTTTTGGATATAACGGAGATTATCTGGGCCCGACTCTCCGATTTGATGCAGGAGATAATGCAGATATACACATATTAAACAGTATTGGGGAGTCAACAACTCTCCATTGGCATGGGATGCACATCCCGGCGGAATTCGATGGAGGACCTCGTCAGATCATTCAGAAAGATGAGCTGTGGAATCCTGTGTTTCAAATTCGACAAGCTGCATCTACCCTCTGGTACCATCCCCACCTTATGGGAAAAACTGCTGAGCATGTGTATAAAGGTCTTGCAGGGATGATAATTATTGAAGATGAATTCTCAAAAGCATTGAATATACCTTCTGACTACGGAACTAATGATATACCACTGATACTGCAGGACAGGAGGATTGACAGAGATGGCAGTTTTACATACTCCCCTTCAATGCCGGATATATTGCATGGCTATAATGGAAATATTCTTCTGGTAAATGGACAGATATCACCTCAGTTGAATATTGATGGAGGAATTATTCGCTTTAGAATACTGAATGGCTCCAATTCCAGTCTCATGCAGATTCGTTTTGATGACAACAGATCATTCAGAGTTATTGCTTCTGATGGTGGATTTCTTCCAGAGGCAGTCGAAATGAAAGAATTGGTTCTGTCACCGGGAGAACGTTTTGAAATTCTCACAGATTTCTCAAAAGCCGGGAAATCTGAACTCATATGTGATGTATATGGAATTACCAGCTATTCCGCCCTTAGTATAGAGTCAAAGGGGAATAAACAGGATTCTATGGAGAATATAAATACGGATAGACCTTTTTCTGTCAGAGGTGAAAATCATATTGCGAAACGACGGGAATTCAGAATGGAAACCAGAGGGATGAGAGGTTTCTCCATAAACGGTAAAACCATGGATATTGATAGAATAGATTTTGAAACTACTCAGGGAGAAGCAGAACTTTGGACTGTCAGGAATGTTGGAATGGGGATGATGCGGGTATTGCACTCATTCCATGTCCATGATGTTCAGTTCAGGATAATAGATATGAATGGGGAGGCACCTCCGCTCCATCTTGCAGGACCAAAAGATACGGTCTTACTGATGCCTGGAGATACGGTCCGTTTTGTATTGAATTTTCAGGATTATGAAGGTGTATACATGTATCACTGTCATTTTCTGGAGCATGAAGATAATGGCATGATGGGGCAGTTTGAGGTAATAAAATGA
- a CDS encoding response regulator — MAKLLIVEDEADIRELISFNLEMSGYEVEKARDGEEGLALAKGGDFDLIILDLMLPGMDGLKVCSQLRKDPSTATVPVIMLTARSEDDDIISGLETGADDYITKPFSPRILIARVKAALRRTASEGKEENSDRIIRIHDIVIDTARHETHLAGEPINLSATEFGILRFLAKNPGWVFSRNQIIDSVKGEDYPVTARSVDVQILGIRKKLGDRGNIIETVRGIGYRMKGE, encoded by the coding sequence ATGGCAAAACTGCTGATAGTAGAAGATGAAGCTGATATTCGCGAACTGATCTCTTTCAATCTGGAGATGAGTGGTTATGAAGTTGAAAAGGCCCGGGATGGTGAAGAAGGTCTGGCTCTGGCAAAAGGCGGAGATTTTGACCTGATTATTCTGGACCTGATGCTGCCGGGAATGGATGGATTGAAAGTCTGTTCCCAACTTAGGAAAGATCCCTCTACCGCAACTGTGCCTGTAATCATGCTTACAGCCCGCTCTGAGGATGATGATATTATAAGCGGACTGGAAACAGGTGCTGATGATTATATCACCAAACCATTCAGTCCACGTATCCTTATCGCCAGAGTTAAGGCGGCACTGCGGCGCACTGCCAGTGAAGGGAAGGAAGAAAATTCTGACAGAATCATCAGAATCCATGACATCGTTATTGATACAGCCCGACATGAGACACATCTTGCAGGAGAGCCTATCAATCTCTCTGCGACAGAGTTTGGCATCCTCCGTTTTCTTGCAAAGAATCCTGGATGGGTTTTTTCAAGAAATCAGATTATTGATTCAGTAAAGGGTGAGGACTATCCTGTCACAGCCCGTTCTGTTGATGTGCAGATTCTAGGTATCCGTAAGAAGCTGGGAGACCGGGGTAATATAATTGAAACTGTCCGGGGGATCGGATACAGGATGAAGGGCGAGTAA
- the phoU gene encoding phosphate signaling complex protein PhoU, with product MIRQHYEDDLAELSREIMKMGLRVEEAVNKSVEALKNKDTELAQQVLDEDTIIDTMEKDLCDKCALIIAREQPVAGDLRHLISAIKIITDIERIGDHAVHVAKGAIKMAGEEYIKALVDIPRMAQLGCSMLSRAVSAYVEKNSAEAIKIAAEDDLVDNLHKQIVRELLTYMMSNPHNIEGGISLMYMSRFLERIGDHVRNICEWVVFAETGEHENL from the coding sequence ATGATTAGGCAACACTATGAAGATGATTTGGCTGAATTGAGCAGAGAGATCATGAAAATGGGGCTCCGGGTGGAAGAAGCAGTTAATAAATCTGTTGAAGCCCTGAAGAATAAAGACACTGAACTGGCACAGCAGGTTCTGGATGAAGATACAATAATTGATACCATGGAGAAGGATCTCTGTGATAAATGTGCTCTGATAATTGCAAGAGAACAGCCTGTGGCAGGTGACCTGAGACATTTAATAAGCGCAATCAAGATCATTACCGATATTGAAAGAATCGGTGATCATGCAGTACACGTGGCTAAAGGGGCAATCAAAATGGCTGGAGAAGAGTACATCAAAGCTCTGGTTGATATTCCCCGAATGGCACAGCTGGGTTGCAGTATGCTATCCAGGGCTGTTTCCGCTTATGTTGAGAAAAATTCTGCTGAAGCCATTAAAATTGCCGCTGAGGATGACCTTGTTGATAATCTTCATAAGCAGATTGTCCGTGAACTGTTGACCTATATGATGTCAAATCCCCATAATATTGAGGGCGGAATATCTTTAATGTATATGAGTCGCTTTCTTGAAAGAATCGGTGACCATGTCCGGAATATCTGTGAATGGGTTGTATTTGCAGAAACCGGTGAGCATGAGAACCTCTAG
- the pstB gene encoding phosphate ABC transporter ATP-binding protein PstB has protein sequence MKQTKINVKNLNLHYGDFQALHNIDIDIKEKEVTALIGPSGCGKSTFLRTLNRMNDLIDIVKIDGDIHYDEKNIYSQWDVIELRKKVGMVFQKPNPFPMSIFDNIAYGPRTHGVKNKSILNDIVEQSLQQASLFEEVKDRMHKPALGLSGGQQQRLCIARVLAVEPDVVLMDEPTSALDPISTSRIEDLIDELKKSYTIVIVTHNMQQAGRISDKTAFFLHGRIEEFGPTDEIFFNPMSTKTEEYISGKFG, from the coding sequence ATGAAACAAACTAAAATTAACGTTAAAAACCTGAATCTTCATTATGGAGATTTTCAGGCACTCCACAATATTGACATTGATATTAAAGAGAAGGAAGTTACCGCTCTGATCGGTCCCTCGGGTTGTGGTAAGTCAACATTCCTGAGAACCCTCAATCGCATGAATGACCTGATTGATATCGTAAAGATAGATGGAGATATTCACTACGATGAGAAGAATATTTATTCCCAGTGGGATGTTATTGAGTTGAGAAAGAAGGTGGGTATGGTATTTCAGAAACCCAACCCCTTTCCCATGTCCATCTTTGATAATATTGCTTATGGACCCAGAACCCACGGCGTGAAAAACAAATCCATTCTCAATGATATTGTTGAACAGAGTCTGCAGCAGGCTTCCCTTTTTGAAGAGGTAAAAGACAGGATGCATAAACCGGCTCTCGGCCTTTCGGGCGGTCAGCAGCAGAGACTCTGTATAGCACGTGTACTGGCGGTAGAACCTGATGTTGTTCTTATGGACGAACCCACATCGGCTCTGGACCCTATCTCTACATCCCGTATTGAAGATCTGATTGATGAGCTGAAAAAGAGTTATACGATTGTAATCGTAACCCACAATATGCAGCAGGCCGGCCGTATCTCCGATAAGACCGCCTTCTTTCTGCATGGCAGAATCGAAGAGTTCGGACCTACAGATGAGATCTTTTTTAATCCCATGAGTACTAAAACTGAAGAATACATATCAGGGAAATTCGGCTGA